One window of the Leucobacter komagatae genome contains the following:
- the rsfS gene encoding ribosome silencing factor — protein sequence MAEARDLLADLQIAVRAADSKGAIAPVALNVGEHFGYADAFLIVTGSVERNVQAISDEIEREMNEAGVRTIRREGREGGRWVLLDFGDIMVHVFHQEERDFYQLERLWHDSPVIDTASMIEVAAQ from the coding sequence GTGGCAGAAGCACGAGACTTGCTGGCCGACTTGCAGATCGCTGTGCGCGCTGCCGATAGCAAGGGGGCAATTGCTCCCGTTGCGCTGAACGTTGGCGAGCACTTCGGGTACGCGGACGCGTTCCTCATCGTGACCGGCAGTGTTGAGCGGAACGTGCAGGCGATCTCGGATGAGATCGAGCGCGAGATGAACGAGGCTGGCGTTCGCACGATCAGGCGCGAGGGCCGCGAAGGTGGCCGCTGGGTGCTCCTCGACTTCGGCGACATCATGGTGCACGTCTTCCATCAGGAAGAGCGCGACTTCTACCAGCTCGAACGGCTGTGGCACGATTCTCCCGTCATCGACACTGCGTCGATGATCGAGGTCGCCGCCCAGTAA